The window aaaaccttttgttctaaattttcccctccttccctctaccccttccctagatggcaggtagtcctatacatgttaaatatgttaaaatatatgttaaatccaatatatgcatacatatttatacagtcatcttgctacacaagaaaagttggatcaagaaggaaaaaaactgagaaagaaaacaaaatgaaagcaaataacaacagaaagagtgagaatgccatgttgtgattcacactcagtttccacaggcctgtagatggctctcttcatcactgaacaactgaaatTAGTTTGAAGCATCTCatagttgaagagagccacgtccatcagaattgatcatcgatgtcttattgttgccatgtacaatgatctcgttctgctcatttcacttagcatctgttcctgtcagtctctctaggcctctctgaaatcatcctgctggtcgtttcttacagaacaataatattccataacattcatataccatcatttattcagtcattctccaatggatgggcatccactcagtttccagtttcttgctactatgaaaagggctgccacaaacatttttgcccctTTGGGTGCCTTTggctcctttaagatctctttgggatataatcccagtagaaacactgctgggtcaaaggctatacacagtttgataactttttttaagcatagttccaaattgctttccagaatggttggatccattcacagttccaccaacaatgtatcagtgtcccagttttcccacatcccttccaacatttgtcattatcttttactgtcatcttaaccaatctgagaggtgtgtagtggtatctcagagttgtcttaatttgcatttctctgatcaatagtgatttggattgTGTGCACTATTTTGAAAGAGAGGACTGGACCTCAATTAATGTCAATTTGGTTAATACTGATTGGAACAGAGTAGGCAAACAGTGACTAATTTcttatacttaaatatatttcttttctttttttattctttgacttTAAAAAGTTGATTCCATGTGGAAGAcagcaaatagaaaaataaaaatttataaaaggaaaggtTATTTATGGACgtttaaagtataaataaatggGTGAATTAATTTATCAATTAATAAAAGAGTAAAGGAACAAATAAGTACATGCATACATCCATCAAGTGAATAAACAAATGTCTGTTGCTTTGAATTAAGTGGTTCAACCCACCTTTAGATCTGTCCAACACAGGTTGTAGCAGGAAGCTAAACCCTTATGTACTAAAgagcagaagagagaaggaaatgaagagtTAGTTGGAGtgtgtcagagaagaaaagagagacacgTGTACCTCACATCATGACCaaaaaattgggggggaaagggaaaatgtcACCAACTTTTTGTGCGAGCCTACTATGAGCCAGGAATAGTattatacattttacaaatattataacaTTTGATTCTCTGAAGAACTCTGTAAGGTTGGTGCTATTGTTTTACATTTGAGGAGCTGGAGGGAGAAACATTTAAAGTGATtagttcagggtcacacagctaatgtgaTTAATGAAAAGTCCTGGAGACATAATTTTTGggtaattaaaaatcaaattttagattAATTATTTATGACTAGGAAATGATTGATTAATTATTTATGACTAGGAAATGATTGAGGTCAGTGTCTAGAGTGGAAGCAGATGTTGCCTGAAGAACAAAGAATGCTTTAAAAGTGTGGGGGAAAGTGGATGTGCCTGAGGTTGGGAATcaattggttaacaattaatgagggGGTGGATCAGGAGGTGGGCTTAAAGCCTTCAGCTCCACCTGCTCAGGACATGATGAGGCACCTGGACAAAGACATCCATCTATCTCTTCAGTCAATAGTCAAGAACAGTGGTGGGGTAAGAATAACACCTACATAAGATGCTCCCTGTAAGATCTCCTCACTGGGTGGGGTCTCAGCCATCATggaaaattatatacatacatacatgcaccttgtacatatacatatacatacaccttgtatatatacatataccttgAGGATGTAGGCAATCTCATCCATTAGGAACGTCCTTCAGAGGCTGACTGAATAATTGATTCCTGAATGTGGAAATAGCAAAGTGTTACTTCCTCATTGAAGAATTGGTTATTAATGGGAGAGAAATAATTCTTTCACTAGGGAGCGTCTGAGACTAGATGATAACTCATTTCTTACTCTTGGCTCCATACCTCAGGGCACAGTGGAGCCCCCTAGCTGCGCCCAGAGAGAAGCAGTGGGGAAGAAGAGGCAGGAAAAGTCCCTGATGCCCTTCTCTATCTGTGTCCCCAGGGCGTCTGAGAGGACCAGGGTTTCCTGGGGCTGGGACCACCCACCATGAATGTGTCCCCCATATCTGATCAGCGGGGATATGTTCATGACAATGCGACGGAGAGAAGAGTTAATGGGACTTTCATTCCTGTGGCACCTGAAAAACTGACCCTTAATGACTGGATGCGGATCCCGTCTCTGCTCATCGCCCTGGCTGGGCTGGTGGGGAACGGAGCCGTCCTGTGGCTCCTGGGCTTCCGCATCCAGAGGAACCACTTATCCGTCTACATCCTCAACCTGGCGGCGGCCGACGCCCTCTTCCTGTGCTGCTCCTTGCTGAATTGCATAAATCGGTTGGCTCACTACTTGTTTAGTTCTGTAACGTACTGTGTGATCATCTACCTCAGATACGCGTCCTACGCGGTGGGCCTGAGCCTCCTGGCCGCGATCAGCACCGAGCGCTGTCTCTCCGCGCTCTTCCCCCTCTGGTACCGAAATCGCCGCCGCAAGCACACGTCGGCCGCGGTCTGCGCTGTCCTCTGGGCTCTGGCCGGGCTGCTCTGGGTAACGcgttttgtcctttgtttttatttgtatcctgacAAGTTCTGTAGTGGCATCTACCGTGTCATCGAGTCTGTGTGGTTCACGCTCCTCTCGCCAGTGCTTTGTGTGTCCAGCCTGACTCTGCTGCTGAGGGTCCAGTGCAGCTCCCGGCGCCGGCGGCCCCCCAGGCTctacctcctggtcctgctcacggTCCTCGTGTTCCTGCTCTGCGGCCTGCCCATGGGGATCTGGTCTGTCCTGTATTTCCACTTCCACGTAGATCTCATGCCTTCTTGGCTCCGTCAGCTCCTGGCCTGTGTGAACAGCAGTGTGAACCCCCTCATTTACTTTTTCCTGGGCAGACGAGGGCAAAAAAGGAGGGAGCCCCTCAGGGTGGTTTTGCGCAGGGCCCTGGAGGATGAGCGGGAGATCAGAGATGAGACGAGGGACAAATCCAACACCAACAGCCCTGAGACTTCAATCTGAGGCTAAGAACAAGATGCTCAGACATAGGAGTCCTTGAAATGAGTCCCCTACCCCAGGCCCAGCTACAACAGCCATCCCACCTCCGCGGGAGGGAATGCGAGATTTCCCCTGCCATCCCTAAAGTTGTTGGCCAGGTTGTGAATTCTAActgataaacaaacatttattaggtgacTGCTGTATGCCAAATAGCTGGAAGGTCCTGATAATAGAGCTCCAGCGCCTGGAATGGGAATAATCGAGATCAAATTTAGCTTGAGGGGCctgccatgtgatcctgggcaagtcatttacatctatttgcctcagttctctaaTTCGTAAAATCTGCTACcaaaagaaatggtaaaacatTTCAGTATCTTAGCCAAAGAAACAGATGGAGGTCAGAGAGGGTCACATCACTGAAGAATAAGGCTTTACC of the Sarcophilus harrisii chromosome 6, mSarHar1.11, whole genome shotgun sequence genome contains:
- the LOC100913364 gene encoding mas-related G-protein coupled receptor member X4-like, whose amino-acid sequence is MNVSPISDQRGYVHDNATERRVNGTFIPVAPEKLTLNDWMRIPSLLIALAGLVGNGAVLWLLGFRIQRNHLSVYILNLAAADALFLCCSLLNCINRLAHYLFSSVTYCVIIYLRYASYAVGLSLLAAISTERCLSALFPLWYRNRRRKHTSAAVCAVLWALAGLLWVTRFVLCFYLYPDKFCSGIYRVIESVWFTLLSPVLCVSSLTLLLRVQCSSRRRRPPRLYLLVLLTVLVFLLCGLPMGIWSVLYFHFHVDLMPSWLRQLLACVNSSVNPLIYFFLGRRGQKRREPLRVVLRRALEDEREIRDETRDKSNTNSPETSI